The Heptranchias perlo isolate sHepPer1 chromosome 30, sHepPer1.hap1, whole genome shotgun sequence region ggaggtttaggggtgatcttacagaagtctataaaataatgaggggcatagataaggtagatagtcaatatcttttcccaaaggtaggggagtctataacgagggggcatagatttaaggtgagaggggagagatacaaaagggtccagaggggcaattttttcacttaaaGGGGGTGAGTGTctagaacgagctgccagaggcagtagtagaggcgggtacaattttgtcttttaaaaagcatttggacagttacatgggtaagatgggtatagagggatatgggccaagtgcaggcaattgggactagcttagtggtataaactgggcgacatggacatgttgggccgaagggcctgtttccatgttgtaaacttctatgattctaagtgtttgCAACTGGAGCAGCTAGATCAACTGTCTTAATTTGGGGCGCATTTGTAGTGAAAATGGTTCTACAGTATTTTTCTTAAGCGTCCTGGCGCGGATCAGATTTCCATCACAGCCACAACGGTTATGTACATTGGAATAtgtaattttcttttctttttaatcttGACTATGTTGCATTTTTTTCTGAATACCTATTTTCTCTCAGCAAAAGCATTGTTATTCAACAACCTTAACCAATTCTAGCCATCATCTAAGAGCAGTCATTTGCTCTCTACAAAGCCTCAAAATGTTGGGACTTGATTTTGCCCAAAAATGAGGATGGGAAGGAATCTCCTCCCAAATAAATACTTAAGACCAAATGTTTTGATTAAAAATGTCCTTTTGAAATGTATGTAATTTGGAAATGAGATACATTTGTCACTTTGTGCTCAAAGTAAGGACAAAAAAGCATTGGGAATTGTGTTAACATACAAGGTATTGAATTTTGCTGTTATTCACTGACACATACCCTGGTAATACTGTAAAATTACATTTCAGGTCCTACCTTGTGGCATTTATCACTGAGTAATGTACTTTTATGGAATAAAGAACCTAGAAAACTTTATCAACAACAACTGCTTGTACataaaaggcaccatataaatacaagacatcccaaggcattttacaAAGAAAGAATAAAAGGAAGAGATGCTGAGCCATGGGTGTGAGGTTGAGCGAGGTGACTGAAGGTCAGATTGAAAAGAtggattttgagaaggtttttaaagcagACCACagaacagaatttttaaaaagttcattttcaggacatggcatcgctggcaaggctgcaatTTATTATCCATTCCTTGTTGCCCTAAAAAgggggtggtgggctgccttcttgaaccgctgcagtctttgtagtggtttgatacaactgagtggcttgctcggccatttcataTGGCAGTTAAATgtcaactacattggtgtgggattgaagtcacaaataggctagaccaggtaagaacggcaggtttcttaaagaacgttagtgaaccagttgggtttttacaacattcAAATAGCTTTTTTTAATGAATTCaaatctcaaactgccatggtaggatttaaacactcaggtctctggattactagtccagcaacataacgaTTACACTACCAAATTATATATGCTGCATTGATGTAAAGTACGACGCATTGTAGCTTTGAGAAGTGCCAAGGTGAGTGAGGTGtgggttctgtgtgtgtgtgtgtgtgtgtgtgttagtgtaaaGTACTTGTTCCTTACTTAATGTAATGAAGTTAAAGCTTCGACCAAACTGCTTTATTCAGTGTAGCATGTTTTTTTCATGTCACCATAGGTTGCCGAATTATATTGAGATTTTCATGATGGTCATTCACTACGGTTAAGTGGCAACTGACATGACATCATACATACTATGACACCCTTTCGCAATAATCCTATAAGGGAAAGTGTAAATTTGTTAGCTGATTTAAGCAAAGATCTACAATTTTTTTTGCTGGAGTTTTATGTAAGCCATTTGTGAAGATAGCCTTGCCTCACATGTCACTGTTATTATCCAGTTGCTTTGGCCTCTTCATTTGTGAAATAAATTCTTTATTCCATTTTATGTTCTCTTGAGAATTTGTATCTCTTGCAGGaattttttcactttttttatAAAAAAGAAAGTAAGATACATACAGTTGTTTGTGTTTAGAAAACATAGTTCTGTGAGATCACATATTCTGTGATTATTAGCAGCATCTTCATGTGCCTGCACCAAATAGAAGGATGTAAGTTTGgattccactccccccaccccccccctcctccctccactaCCTAAGCTTCCAATATCAGCCATATCACTGGAAGTGTCTGACTTTTGCTTGGACCTCACTCtgagaagagaaaattggagggggatTCTTTGGGCTAGTTGAAGAATGGCATTTTGGAGACCTGGCAATATGTCTTCCAGCTTCATGCCAACTGGAGGTAAATGACCCACCTACACCTGATTGAGGGATTTCACAATCTCATAGAAATAGTTTATATTTCTATCCATTTTTCTTGGTCTACTCATAACAGAACTCCCAGTTTCATAGTCGTTTGAAATGTAATATATTTCAAACTCTACTCCTTATTTCTACATTAGGATTTTCAGCTGTGGTTAAGGATATCAAAAATGCTACATtttattttctccttattttgttTAAAGTGTATATGTGCCAGAATTTTAACTTCTGTGACAACTTAACCTTTATATGTGTATATTTTTGTCTGGTTACCAATGCAAATAAAAAAGTTAGTGCTAGAATaaaacattttcccacatttgTATACTCGCGCCAACTTTTTTGCGCTCACAAAATATGGAGGAAAATATACCTGATAATTCTTGGAACTTTTGATGTAAAGGATTCAGAGTTAATGATCTGTTGAATACTAGAGGACATTTCTATGCACGATACAGTCAACCAGCCACAGTCAAGAGCTGACCAGTGTCAACATATGAGATCCATGAGCTTAATTGTAGTTATTGGGATCTAGACTCCAGGTTTTAGTGGTGCAAGATGAATATGCTTATTCTTTAACATTCTATTTGTTAATAGATTTTCAATTTATCCAAGGAATTTCTATTCACTTGATTTATTACTGTGGTGGATTAATTGTTAACTTAATCACTGTGTTAAATTGGAAAACTTTAATAGAATGACAATGGAATTGTGCTCATTGATCTGTAGATAGTATATCTTGTTGCAAATTATtctaaataaattaataaaactgAATTACAGGAAAAATTTGGTAATTATGTTCATAGAAAGAAGCTGAAGATTCTTGCGAGGTGTATATATGGGCCTGATAATGTGATGGAGCCATACATGTTTAAAGAGGCTACTGTTATGCTTTCTCACAGTTATTGTCAAACTGCCAAATGTACTAAGTTCACTGATTTTCAGGTAATGATAGGATTTTTGTTTCTTATTACAGCTAAAGATTGAAAAGGTTTCCATCTACCCTTTGGTTGAGTACCCTCTACAGGAGAATGTCTGTTTCCATTGTACATGTTTGATGAACAAACAGAGCAGCGTATGTTTGAGCCTCACCTCTGTGATGACAACATTGTTGTGGTAAGACGGAAGCAGTCGTTTGTTGCTAACAAAATAGTGCTGACTGCTTTCAGCTGGTTCTCTCTATTACTCTTCACACAGACCAAGTGGTTGCAGCAATTTGAACTCATTACTGAGGTCTTAACATCGCAAAGTTTCAATCAGATCCTATGCTTTATTTATACATCTAGCCTTAATGTGATTGCATGCGATGTATGGGAGGTGGTAAATATAGTCAGGGTCCTTCAGACGAGTCACATTGCCAACTCTTGCAAGAATCTGATTGACAGCTGTGCTTCGTATGTTGCTGGAATGGCCCAGGAGGGAAAGCAGTGCTCTCAGATCTCACCTCCATTTTATTGTAATGCTGACAAAGAACTTGATTTATCCACCAAGATTTACCCGAGAGAAGGGAATAAACCTTATTTGGTGAAAGTTGAGGATACGATGGCGAAACGACACTTGAAAGCAAGAGACCAAACGTATTATGAAGAAAGTAAGCAAGTTGAAGATGTTCATGGAATGGAAGGAGATGCAGAAGACTCTGATGACTCAGATGACCAACGATCCTATAACCGGGAACAAATCATAGTTGAGGTGAACCTTAATAACCAGACTTTACATGTTTCAAAAGGGGCAGAAGGTGTGTCTTCACGGTCTGAGAAAAATGCCATGGTTGACTCCAGTGAtggggaaaatgaagatggggatgatgaagaggatgaagatgcggatgaggaagaggaggaggaggatgacatTGACTCTGAAGATGATGGACAAGACGATGAAGAAATAGAAGAAGACAACATCAAACACAGAAAACCCAAGGAAACTACCAGAATGGGGACAGCAGAAGCAACTCCTTCAAGAGAAAGCACAAAGATTGTAATGCCTgagcagagaaagagaaaaagtaaaGACTCTAAAGCTCCAACCCAGAAAGGAAAGCAGATTGAGGAAAAACAGAATCTCACCTGTGAGAAATGTCCCAGAGTCTTCAACAATCGCTGGTATCTTGAAAAACACATGAATGTCACTCACAGTCGAATGCAGATCTGTGACAAGTGTGGAAAAAAATTTGTGCTGGAAAGTGAACTCGTCCTTCATCAAcaaactgagtgtgaaaagaaTATTCAGGTAGGCTACAGCTTTTTGTTTCATAAGTAATTGGTAAAGTATATTTTGCATTTTCTAAGTTCATCATAAAATGGGTCTTCTGGCAGAATTTGGAAATAAGACAGAATTTCTTTCAGGATCTGCTTTCCTTCGAAGAAGTGTGCTCACCATTTTTGTCATTTCAAATCTTGCAAGTTTTTCCTTGGGCAGCGTACCCCTGTGGCGGCAGGGGTAAGCGGCCTGCTCCCAGGCCATCTATGTGGTGGTATTAGTTGATCATTCAGAGGTGTGCAAAATTTTCAACAGTGGCATAATGGCCAATTGAtttctctatttcccctctcCCACATGCAGGTGGGATGATACCCAGCTGCCATCAACCAGTTTGCCACATAGCTGAGATGAGGTGGAGATCTCAGTGGACTAGAGGCTACAACCTGCATTATTCCTCTCTGTTACGTTTAACTTCAGTGGATTCAGCATGCCATGTTTCCTGATATAAAGGATCTCAAAACACCATAGCAGTTGCTGGTCCTGAAGCTTAAACCTGTTTTGTATACATTGTTTAAAAAGATTATTTTATGTTTTATATTTATTCTAATGAATGTTTTACTTAGAAATTAGGTAAAAGATATTATTCCTTCTtctaactttttaaaaagaaatgtgaggAGTGGCAGGAAAGAAACACAATGCATATATTTATCACCTGATCTTAAGTTTAAACTTTAAATGGCTCAAAACCCTTTATATGCATTGGATGTCTGGATTTTTATAGCAAGTTGTACGCATGCTGATTTTCTGAATAAAATCATTTTGTTGCCAAAAGTTTATTCTCTATACAATAgtccttattttaaaaaaaattattgaataTGCAACTGTTTAATTTATGCTTTGATGCCCTTCAAAGTTGTAAAATCAGTTCACTGTTTTAGATCCTTTCTGATTTTATTTAGCTTTTTTGGTAACGAAAGGGGAATCTATTTTTCAGGAAAAGAATGCAGATTTTTTTAAGGCATGAATTAAAAGTATAGAACTAAAACCATTTTTGCAAGAAAAGATCAATGTTGGGGGAACAGAATACACAAAGCAACGTCATTATGTAAATTTATGTAATAAACTTGGCTACTGATTGATCTTTATACAATATAATTAtgatatattttgattttcaagttAAATAAGCCAATTTGTAAGTGGTAAATTAAAGACTGAAAGCATATATTTTAGTGATTGTTTTGGTATTGAGTAATGTAAACTGTTTTATCCTTAGATCTGAGCCTGGATTACTATTGAGACTATTGTGCAGTTTAACCATTTGCCCACAGGTCCATCCAGGCTAGTTTGACAACAGGATAATTCACTTGCTATTTGTCATTTCAAAGATCAGCTGATTGGCATATTGATTGGTAATAGTTATGGTGATTTATTCTGGCAGTGTTTCATATGTTCTTACTAACAAATTACATCAATTAACATCAAATAAAATACTGCTGAGCAAAATGCAATGATGGGTCTCTGCAGCTGTCTTCAGCATTCCTGGGctaaggaggagaaaaatcagcttttttttgtTCTTGATCATTTTCCAATTATCCTCATTTtttgttgtggggtgggggggtgtgaacTCTGGGTAAGAAAATAGTTCCACAAAAGCTGCCTGCTCTTGTGGAAAAATGAGCAACTTTTTAATTAAAATGAGTGGATGGCCGAATGGGTGTGGTGAGAGCCATCTGTGTAGTGTGTACATCTCCATCTATATTGCTGAatttttgctgcagtaaataaatGGAACTTTTGTTAAAGTTTTAATCCCTCATCAAGTTTGAGGTTCCTATGAAAAGTGGCTATTTAGGATATTGCATCTCGAGTCTTTTGGTTACCTCTAACTTATCTCTTTACTGAGTTTTTTATTTTATGTGTCATAGCATATTCAGGTGagctgttcatttttttttcaggaGCCCAAGGTGGCATAAAGGATTAGTAAACTGCTCTTTGTCTCGGGGGCCAGGGATTACATCCAGGCCAGGCTTCTCTGATGAAACTGCCACATGTTAACTGTTATtatgtaaaatgagtttggacTATTTCAATCCAATTAACAGTGGGTGCAGACCCACAGCATACACTACCAAATTGACACTGTGCAGGAAAGAGGTTTAAAGTGCATATTTGGTAGAGTGTTGGGTGCTTTACTCTATATCGAGCTGTACTGTGTCCAATCTGCGAGAGCTTGATTCTGATCCTGAgtcacaaaaattgaaagaatcaTGGGAATGGAATTGACACTGCAAGTTTTCCGTCAAAAAAACTCCAATTATCTGGACAACTAGCATGCCGAAATGTAATTTTGCAATTCTAAACTGTAGTattgatgtttttttaaaaaaaaagctcaattcataatttgtCATGCTTTCATATTGGGTCAACATGCTAACTTGACTAAATCAGGAAGATGATTGTCTCTTGTAAAATTTAAGAAGGAAAAGGAACAGAAATTCCCATTATACCTATACACATCAGGAAGATCCCaaattcaatccctggtctatgtTTAATTTCAGTCAGGTGGCAGCAAGGGCTCTACAGTTGGCTTCAGCacctctgggttagggaggagataaATCCAGAATTGGATTTgcgtgggcactgggtgagggcaGGTTCAGGCTTAACTGTGATGCCCTTGGGGTGAAATAGCCTGGTGGCACTTGTTGTCAACACTCATACATGAATAATTTGGGCAAGGTGCCAGAGGGCAACAGATGCTCATTGAGGGTGGGAGGTCTGACATTTTTTTGGATGCTCTGAGACTGGCAGCACTTTGGTTAAATATAGTGCAGAGCCCAGTAAGGAAAATTCAAAAATAATACAGAATGAAATTACTAAGGACTTGAAGAAATGTGAGTTAATCAGAgccagtcagcatgaatttctaAAAAGCAGGTAGTGCTTGACCAACCTGGTATAATTTTTCAAAGAAATAAGAGATATGGATCATGAGAATTTAATGATGGTTTATAGGGTACGGTAGtgattatgttattggactagtaatccagaggcctggactaatattccagagATTGTGAGTACAAatcccatggcagtttgagaatttgaattcagtttaaaataaaaagctggcaccaGTAAAATTGACACTGAAGCTGTTGAATTGTtataaaaacacaactggttcactgatgtcgttttagtgaaggaaacctgccgtccttacccggtctgtcctatatgtgactccgATCTCTCACCAACTTGGCTGACTCTTAACTACTCAAGtgtcctagcaagccactcagctatATCAAACTGCTACAGAGAATAACAACGTCCTTCAACCTTCcatccttaccctgtctggcctacATGACTCCTCTTAacttcctctgaagtggcctagcaagccacttagttgtatcaaaccactagaaAGGAACAAAAGAATAAGACCGGATGGACCACTCAGCTACAATCCAGGCATTGAATCAGGTCACGACAATTGCACACGCAGCCCTCTCAACCCTGTAGTCCTCCTGGTTAACATCTGAGGACTGATGCCAAAGTTTagagagctgtctcacagactagtcaagcgacTGTCATTCTCAAAGAATAATACTTATCAGCCAtcaccactggcaggacagacccaccagaggtggaagCACTGTGTCATACAGTCTGTCTAGGGttgtggccttgggagtcctcatcGTTGATTCTGGACTCCATGAAACCTCATGGtttcaggtcaaacacgggcaagaaaacctcctgctgattaccacctaccaccctccctcagctaatgaatcatccatgttgaacaccacttggaggaaacagagagtagcaagggcatagaatgtactctggatgagggacttcaatgtccatcatcaagagtgactCGGTAGTACCACTAATGACTgacctggccgagtcctgaaggtcatagctgccaaactgggctTGCAGCAAGTGATGAGAGAATCAACActagggaataacctacttgacctcatcctcacccatctacctgtcgcagagtCGCAATGTTTTTCCTGTGGTGGGGGGACAAaaagtggacacaatactttaAATAAGGTGCTTACAAAGCCTAATATAACTGAATTATTGTGATCCTAGTTTTGTAATGAATGGTCCAGGCAATACAGCCGAGGACCCTGTTTGCCTTTGATGCAGCTTACTGACACTGCATTGAAATGTTGAGAGAGAGGTTAATGATGATTCCCAAATCCTTCTCCCTCATTGTTCCCTTTAACACTTGTGTTGTATTCCACACCCTTATTATGTGCAGCCAAGTGCATAACTGCACTTGCCAATCTTGGGCCCACTTCAATCTATCCAGATCAATTTGTAAGTTATAGTAAGGTCATTACTCAGCTGCACATTTGGTGTCATTGTCAAATTTAATTACTGTGCTGCTGATGTCCTCCTCCAGATCATTAATGAGTATAATGAACAGAAGAGGATTTAATATGGTATATgactaggtggctcatgtggagaaagaaagggggggggggtggggggttggtggttgGGAAAGCAAGCCATCTGCAGTGTGCTGACTGATACAAGGGAAAGATAGTTGACTGTAGTACAGCTGTTTCTGCTGCTGGTACTTTGATTTTTGGATCTAATTTGACTTTTATCTGAGTGTCTGGATAGGTGTACTAATTCTATGGTACAGTTTCCATATCTGTGTTGCATTTTTGCCCTCTAGTGGAAATTGAGGGTAATAATTTTGGGGGGAATTTCATTGGAATATATATTCAAAGCTTTTAAAAGcagataatgctggaaatacacaacattcCCAATAAATGTCTGAAAAAACAAAAGAAAGGTTACATGTTTTAGGTGTCGATCTTTCACTACAGAACCAATACAGTTTCGCCTAATCAGTTGTCACTTATCGTTTGATGATCTTCCTAAAAGTAACACTGCACTTCATTTATAATTTGACAAATGTAAGAATGGGGCAAGAATCTAAATGTTTTGAAAACACTAAGCTTAATTACAAGAAATTTATAGTAGGAATGAAGAGCCCATGTGGCACATTAAACGTACACcttctacataacaatagtgatgaCTACTactacaaaagtaattcattggttgggaTATCTGGAGGACACCTTATAATTCCAGTCTTTTCTTCCTAACCAACTATGTGCAATTTCTGCTGTCTTACAGTCTGCCCCCAATTAAGTCTTCTGAAGAAGGGGTCAAagatctatttatttatttatttatgtgctCAATTATATTCTACCTAGTTGAGTAATGTGAAGTTTAGATTTCATGATTTTATTGTATTTAAAGAAAATTCCTGAGGGAGACAAAGAACGACAGCGCTTTGAAATCTCTCTGATCCCTAAAGcagtcaaacaaaaaaaaaagtgaagtatTTAACCTTGATCAGCTTAGTTTATTGGTTCCAATGATGCTATCAAAACTGGAGATTGCAGGGCTATATTCCACATCTGTTAGACTGCCTTAATTTTACAATTTCATTTCTGTCTGATGAACCTTCTTGATGGAGGAATGGGAACTATCAGCAAATTGCattagaaaaaagaaagaattgaatttatatagtacctttatgTTCTCAGAAacttctcaaagcacttcatacactggatggattactttgaagtgcattgTCCGTTCGGTAAGCAAACACAGGAGCATTTTTTGTGAAATGAAATGCATGGCCAGTTAATGTGTTTTTGCTAGTGTTGGTTAATGGAGGAATGCTGATTGGGCCACAGGGAGAACccactgctgttctttgaatagttttGTGGTATCTTTTTAACCAGAACAAACGGATGAAACTATGGTTTAACAGTTCATCCAATggatggtacctccaacaatgcaa contains the following coding sequences:
- the LOC137299982 gene encoding zinc finger protein 652-like, which translates into the protein MFDEQTEQRMFEPHLCDDNIVVVRRKQSFVANKIVLTAFSWFSLLLFTQTKWLQQFELITEVLTSQSFNQILCFIYTSSLNVIACDVWEVVNIVRVLQTSHIANSCKNLIDSCASYVAGMAQEGKQCSQISPPFYCNADKELDLSTKIYPREGNKPYLVKVEDTMAKRHLKARDQTYYEESKQVEDVHGMEGDAEDSDDSDDQRSYNREQIIVEVNLNNQTLHVSKGAEGVSSRSEKNAMVDSSDGENEDGDDEEDEDADEEEEEEDDIDSEDDGQDDEEIEEDNIKHRKPKETTRMGTAEATPSRESTKIVMPEQRKRKSKDSKAPTQKGKQIEEKQNLTCEKCPRVFNNRWYLEKHMNVTHSRMQICDKCGKKFVLESELVLHQQTECEKNIQCVSCGKCFKKLWSLHEHIKVVHGFAEKKFSCEICEKKFYTMAHVRKHMVAHTKDMPFTCETCGKSFKRSMSLKVHSLQHSGEKPFKCENCDERFQYKYQLRSHMSIHIGHKQFMCQWCGKDFNMKQYFDEHMKTHTGEKPFICEICGKSFTSRPNMKRHRRTHTGEKPYPCDVCGQRFRFSNMLKAHKEKCFRVTSPVNFPPTTTTASVATTPTSPPPSVTISSLSSLPPRPMPHTLSHLHLHPHHHTLSIPAVAHLPPPPALFNAEAVNHRCQNESTFLHHISEKNTAAGGSHHH